A stretch of Arachis hypogaea cultivar Tifrunner chromosome 15, arahy.Tifrunner.gnm2.J5K5, whole genome shotgun sequence DNA encodes these proteins:
- the LOC112750328 gene encoding uncharacterized protein, with protein MRRSELRIGRYVDLNRGLRAANYDEDGTVVVGGISNRDKKGFAVVDDTANVREALRHIVSGRRSAEAAAYLLRAKGGWVGTSVVVRSSAVHVPVSSRGFSTAPVSSSSTFPLYTVVRRSTAPSPPFQSYCQHLFHTLTLLFEFSVFYYIIEVDIDKSWISKPRIGTEYRDGLNRFLDFAFANASSDGMIHCPCLKCGFRLLQTREDVYDHLIIKPFPSTYTFWVHHGERRVAESSMEEQVVEPDRNLKDPMLDMVQEAFNFPGLHGDEDDSVNEPAGGDWEELPYLSNESSREVRNLHELLEDGAQELYPGCTRFSKLSFLVRLYHIKSMCGVSDKAFGMILELLADAFENARIPSTMHDAKRIIRKLGIAYKKIDACPNDCMLYQGSDEELSKCKRCGASRWKQKTNKNSRVRINRVVKKNGKLQAAKTLRYFPLIPRLQRLYMSSKTAADMLWHKSGHSSDGIYRHPRDGDAWKAFDRTYYDFSSDPRSVRLALASDGFNPYGNMSSKYSIWPVVLIPYNLPPWICMKPTSFVLSMIIPGPKMPGNDIDVYLQPLIEELKLLWVGVETYDAYTKKTFRMYAALMWTISDFPGLGNLSGWNTYGGKACPACNLDAETNRLSHSQKWCYMGHRRFLNPSHRYRKDRDRFDGRIESRGPPVKLSGGDIARQLQDVHVHLGKVQSVTGKRIRGQQTAVHDESPWKKRSIFFELPYWENNGLRHNLDVMHIEKNVCDNIVFTIMNEKGKSKDHLKARKDLQLMGIKHDLWPREDGKYPPAIFTMTNPQKDVFLRTIKNVVFPDGYSSNISRCVDLRQRKMSGLKSHDCHILMEHLLPIALRNALPAPVSSVLADFSSFFRRICSKSIDPQQLPLLQDHVVHTLCRMEMIFPPSFFTVMVHLTVHLVEEVRLGGPVQYRWMYPIERYLCRLKQFVRNRSQPEGSIAEGYLSEEILVFCSRYLDNVESRINRPMRVDDRPCEPDQCESAAMFPGVGKAVGAASFYNLTPTEKFQAHRHVLVNSPAVEKYIDDFRAIKKRQLRSRTRSQSHIDSVVHREFSEWFKREVPLGSIRHSSELQWLACGPNVQASRFTAYNVNGFRFRTLSREEGLKTQNSGVHVTSDTRSYASKRDSNVAVGGVSYYGKLVDIIELNYSGQFTIVLFRCIWANTTSGRGIKQDVLGHTLVNFSNPIHVGEREDDEPYILASEARLVYYVEDEVDKEWSVVVLVKPRDLFDMGDIYEHCEVELFPQPSLNECAECEVEGLSLIREGDLEEPTNDAFDTHEEAIES; from the exons agttaTTGTCAGCATCTATTTCATACTCTgactttattatttgaattttcggtGTTCTATTATATCATTGAAGTAGACATCGATAAGAGTTGGATTTCTAAGCCACGAATTGGTACAGAGTATAGGGACGGTTTAAACAGATTCTTAGATTTCGCATTTGCCAATGCATCATCCGATGGGATGATACATTGTCCATGTTTGAAATGCGGTTTTCGCCTTCTCCAAACTAGGGAGGATGTGTATGATCATTTGATAATAAAACCTTTCCCATCTACTTATACATTTTGGGTACATCACGGGGAGAGACGCGTGGCAGAGAGCTCTATGGAAGAACAGGTAGTAGAACCCGATAGAAACCTCAAAGATCCAATGCTTGACATGGTTCAGGAGGCGTTCAACTTCCCGGGACTGCATGGCGACGAAGACGATTCAGTGAATGAACCCGCTGGCGGGGATTGGGAGGAGTTGCCATACTTATCAAATGAAAGTAGTAGAGAGGTCCGTAACTTGCATGAACTGCTCGAAGATGGAGCGCAGGAGCTATACCCGGGATGTACAAGGTTCTCTAAGCTATCTTTTTTGGTGAGGCTCTATCATATAAAATCCATGTGCGGAGTGAGTGACAAGGCCTTCGGAATGATACTGGAGTTGCTGGCGGATGCCTTTGAGAATGCAAGGATTCCAAGCACTATGCACGATGCCAAGAGGATCATAAGGAAGCTCGGTATCGCATACAAAAAGATAGATGCATGTCCAAATGACTGCATGTTATACCAGGGCAGCGATGAAGAGTTGTCTAAATGCAAGCGATGTGGGGCATCAAGATGGAAGCAAAAGACTAATAAGAACTCCAGAGTAAGGATCAACAGGGTCGTTAAGAAGAACGGAAAACTGCAAGCGGCGAAGACTCTTCGCTACTTCCCCCTTATCCCACGATTGCAGCGGCTCTACATGTCTAGTAAGACAGCCGCAGACATGTTGTGGCATAAGAGTGGGCATAGCTCTGACGGTATTTACCGGCATCCACGGGACGGCGACGCATGGAAGGCATTTGACAGGACTTATTATGACTTCTCCAGCGATCCACGCAGTGTTCGCCTAGCCTTGGCTAGCGATGGCTTTAACCCTTATGGAAACATGAGCTCGAAGTACTCAATTTGGCCAGTGGTTCTTATTCCGTACAACCTGCCCCCTTGGATTTGCATGAAACCCACCTCATTTGTCCTCTCCATGATTATTCCTGGGCCTAAAATGCCTGGAAATGATATAGATGTCTACTTACAGCCCTTGATCGAAGAGTTGAAGCTGTTGTGGGTTGGTGTTGAAACGTACGATGCTTACACGAAAAAGACTTTCAGGATGTATGCTGCATTAATGTGGACAATCAGTGATTTTCCTGGTTTAGGCAACTTGTCCGGGTGGAACACGTACGGTGGGAAAGCTTGTCCTGCATGCAATTTGGATGCTGAGACTAACCGTCTCTCACACAGTCAGAAATGGTGTTACATGGGCCATCGTCGCTTTCTGAATCCTTCCCACAGATATAGAAAGGACCGGGATAGATTTGATGGAAGGATAGAGTCTAGAGGTCCACCTGTCAAACTCTCAGGTGGAGACATTGCAAGACAACTACAGGACGTGCATGTCCACCTTGGCAAGGTGCAATCGGTTACTGGGAAAAGGATACGCGGACAGCAAACCGCCGTACATGACGAATCCCCTTGGAAGAAGAGGAGTATATTCTTTGAGCTACCATACTGGGAAAACAATGGATTGCGTCATAATCTTGATgtgatgcacatagagaagaatgtgTGCGACAACATAGTTTTTACCATAATGAACGAGAAAGGTAAATCTAAAGACCACCTTAAGGCAAGAAAAGACCTccaattgatgggaatcaagCATGATCTGTGGCCACGGGAAGATGGAAAGTACCCACCCGCCATCTTTACTATGACCAATCCACAGAAGGATGTCTTTTTACGTACTATCAAGAATGTGGTCTTTCCAGATGGCTACTCTAGCAACATTTCCCGCTGTGTTGACCTACGACAGCGCAAGATGTCGGGCTTGAAAAGTCACGACTGTCACATTCTGATGGAGCATCTCCTGCCAATTGCGTTAAGGAATGCTTTGCCTGCCCCAGTGTCATCTGTCTTGGCGGATTTCTCGTCCTTTTTCCGCAGAATATGCAGTAAATCCATTGACCCTCAACAACTTCCTCTGCTTCAGGATCATGTGGTCCATACTCTTTGCCGCATGGAGATGATTTTCCCCCCATCTTTCTTCACCGTCATGGTGCACTTGACGGTACATCTGGTCGAGGAAGTGCGACTCGGTGGCCCAGTTCAATATCGGTGGATGTACCCAATCGAAAGGTACTTATGTCGTCTCAAGCAGTTCGTGCGTAATAGGTCACAACCGGAGGGCTCTATCGCAGAGGGATACTTATCAGAGGAGATTCTCGTGTTCTGCTCAAGATACCTCGATAATGTCGAGAGTAGGATCAATCGACCAATGCGTGTTGACGATCGACCGTGTGAACCTGACCAGTGTGAAAGTGCAGCCATGTTCCCGGGGGTAGGAAAGGCTGTTGGAGCTGCTTCGTTTTATAATCTCACACCAACTGAGAAATTTCAAGCTCATCGTCACGTCTTGGTCAATTCTCCGGCTGTGGAAAAGTACATAGA TGATTTTAGGGCCATCAAAAAGAGGCAGTTGCGAAGCAGGACAAGGTCCCAGTCTCACATAGACAGCGTTGTGCACAGAGAATTTTCCGAGTGGTTCAAGCGTGAG GTTCCCTTGGGAAGCATCAGGCATTCGAGTGAACTGCAATGGCTTGCATGTGGCCCCAATGTTCAAGCTAGCCGCTTTACAGCTTATAATGTAAATGGATTTAGGTTTAGAACCCTGTCAAGAGAAGAAGGGCTGAAAACTCAGAATAGCGGGGTTCACGTCACATCCGACACTAGAAGTTATGCAAGCAAGCGTGACAGTAATGTTGCGGTTGGTGGTGTCTCGTATTATGGGAAACTAGTGGACATTATTGAGCTGAATTACAGTGGTCAATTCACAATCGTATTGTTTAGATGTATTTGGGCAAACACCACATCTGGTAGAGGCATAAAACAAGATGTTTTGGGCCACACACTTGTCAATTTCTCTAATCCGATACATGTTGGTGAAAGAGAGGATGATGAACCGTACATTCTTGCGTCAGAGGCTCGCCTTGTATACTATGTGGAAGATGAGGTTGATAAGGAATGGAGCGTAGTAGTTCTTGTAAAGCCAAGAGATTTATTTGACATGGGTGATATATATGAACACTGTGAGGTGGAACTTTTCCCCCAACCGAGTTTAAATGAGTGCGCTGAGTGTGAGGTGGAAGGATTGTCACTAATAAGGGAGGGCGATTTAGAAGAACCCACCAATGATGCCTTTGATACTCACGAAGAGGCTATTGAGTCTTAG